The DNA segment ATTAATTCGCAAAAAGACTTGTTTCTTTATAGTAACAGGTCTTTTTGTTTTGAGAATATTTCAATAAAGATACATAAGTTAAATCACAACAGAAGAATACTTAGGTAGGACCCCTTAATCAAGGTTTTTAAGATTGGTTTTAGACTTTGGAAGTGGAAGAATGATTAGACCGGAAAATTCCGTTGAATTGACCTAATGCTTTTTGAAATTAAGAGCATTATAGGTTCTCATAATAGAATTCAATAATAGAAAAAACATGGCTCTTCCTAGGAATCGGAATCATTCGCAACGAATGCGGCCATACCAAGAGCTCAGTGTAGCAAAGAAATAAAGTTTGATCTAAAATTCACTAATGCATATTCTTTAGCTCGCTCACTATAATATGATTTCAAAAGTTACTCCCCCTTTTAACAAAGGCGATCCAATTATTAAAGTAGTGCGCCCTTTAGTTGAAAAACAAAATGTGTTTTATTTTACTCGACTTCCTATCAAAATATCTTTTAACTGTTCAACACTTTTAACAATATAAGTAGGGTTTGAATGACTTATTTCTTCGAATGAGCCATATCCATAAGTTACTCCAATAGAGTCAATACTAGCATTATTTGCTCCAATAATATCGTGTTCCCTATCACCAATCATAATAAAGTCATCTAGCTTATGCGCATTGTACTTTTCTAGTATGTATTGTATAATCTCAGTTTTTGATGTTCTTGTTCCATCAAGATTACTTCCGACAACAAATTCAAAATATTGGTCAATATTAAAATACTTTAGTATTTGTTCACAAAATACAGTAGGCTTTGATGATGCAACAACTAAAGTAAAATGTAGTTCTTTTAACGATTTTAATAGTAATGGAATATTTGAATATAACTCATTTTCAAACATTCCCTTTTCCTTAAACCTATCTCTATAAAAATCAATAGCTTTTTGCGTATTTACCTCATCAAAATCGTAATATTCAGCAAATGAAACTTGTAGCGGTGGACCAATGAAACATTCAAGTTTATCAATATCAGGCTCAACAATGTCCATTTTCTGTAATGCATATTGGACCGATTTAGTTATCCCTTCTTTTGGGTCTGAAAGTGTTCCATCTAAATCAAATAAAATTATCTTGTATTTGTCCATATTAACTTCCCTTCTTGTATCTACTTCCAACTTAATTTTATCATAAAAATTTCAAAAATATTCAAACTCTTCTTCAACTAAATGGCCTTTAATTGAACAAGGGAGGAAATGGTGTTCCCTCATATTTTTTTATAAACTTCTGCATAAGCAAATTTTAACTGCTCACGTAGTTCATTATTTTCTTCATCTAAATTCTTAATTTTACGTTTTCACAAAGCTATTATAACGTCCTTGTTTTTTTCATTCGTTTCCCGTTTAAGTTGATTTGGGATAGAAAGGTAAGGATTCAATGCGTTCACGTATTTCAGTATTGTTATAAAGTGTTGCTTTGCTTACACCAGCCTCACTTACTACACTATTGAAATCAAGGCTCTTCTTGTATCTGATGAGTTGATTAATAGCTTTATCCAACTTATGTAGTTCGCTTTTCGCGCCGCATGAACCTGCTTTAAATGCGTTTTACGATCGTAATCAGTCATGCGGTGTCTGTCAAGATAGTTGAATAACTTAATTCATCTCTGTTCTCTTAAAATTGTGTATTTTCCTTCTTGAAGAATAGCCCCTATTTACTTGAATAAGCTGTATTATTCGAATACACCATCTTCAAGGAATGTAATTGTTCCTTGAGTAGTATCTAGAATTACTTCAATCCCAATTGGAAATACATGCGATGGGAAGGTGTGTCCAATGTCAACATTTGAAAGTATAGGTATATTCGTATCTCCAATTATTTCAATAAGTAATTCATCGTGTGAAAATGGCGAAGCTAAATCATTGAAATGTTCATGTTTTCCAATTACCAATCCTGCAATTTCATCAAAAACTCCAGCAACCTTTAACATACTTAGCGACCTTTCTTGAATAGCCATATCTTTAAAGGAGTCTTCTATAAAGAGTATTGCTCCTTTTAATTTTGGAAAGTATTCTGAGCCAATGAATCCAGACATTGTATTTAAATTTCCACCAATCAATTTCCCTGTGGCGATCCCTTCACGCAGAGGTACCCATCCATTATTGTTCAACATTTCTTTTTCTCTATCTTGTGAGTTCCAATCTAACCTTTCCTCTGTCCATTCCGATGGTACTTCTAGTGAAAACGGAGCTCTTTTCTTTAATTTCACTATGTCTTCAAAATACTCTTTTCCCTTTGGTAACATTTCAGGAAATTCACCGAAAGAAGGGATAATACCAGGACCATAAAAAGTGGTTAGTCCTGTTTTAGCATATATTCCTAATAAAAGAGCAGTAACATCACTGTACCCCATTACAATTTTCGGCTTGTTTTTTAGATTTTCGTAGTCAATATAAGGTAGTAAGGAATTGGAATTCAGCCCACCAATTGTACTTATAATTGCTTTCACATCGTCATTATAAATTAACTCATTTATTTCTTCAGCTCTTGCTTCTATTGAACTTGAACGATAAGATTGTATTTTTCTTGCACATGTACCCTCAATAATATTAAAGCCCATTTTTTCTAACTGTGTTAATCCTCTTTGGTATCTTTCCTTAAATAGAACTGGGGCTGGAGATGATGGAGTAATAACGCCAACAGTATCTCCTCTTTTTAATGATTTAGGTTTCAACAAAGTATAACAACCTTTCAAAGACGGATATTGATTTATGAAGTTTCTTAATAGTCCATTATCTTGTTAAACAATACTGCACGATTGCTTAATACCAATTATTTCAAATCCCAGCAACTTACTCAAGAAAACTTTAACAATAAAGAAGCTCATCCTGTTCTAGATAAACCACCGTTTAGCGTAATAACGCTTGTTATATTACTTTTTTCCATTCGTGTTCTAAAACACTTTATAGTAAAGAATCTCGCCAACCATCTTTTACTAACAAACCTTCACGAATTCTAACTTCCTTAATCATTCCGACTTTTTCTAATACTTTTGATGAACCAATGTTTCTGGGGTCACAAGTTGCGTATATACGATGAAGTTTAAGTACTTTAAATCCAAAATCAATCAACAGTTTAGCTACATCAGTTGCATTTCCTTTTCTCCAATAATCAGGGTTAACGATATAAGCAACTTCTCCAACTCTATTAGTAAAATTTCTAATGTTAAATTCCCCAGCTCCAATTATATTCTCTTTATAAATAATTGCAAAAACAAATCTTGTTCTGGGTTGTTGGGTCTCATCTTTAATTACCTGATTCACAAAACCTTTTGTATCCTTTACTGTATTAGGTCCCCAAGATTGATATTGACAAATAATATCTTGGGATGCGTATCTATGGACATCTATCCAGTCATCTTTAGTAAATTCCCTTAATGATAACCTTTCGTTTGAAAGAGAAATCTTAATATATTCCATTAAAGTTTCCTCCATTTATATATTTTGTGTATATCCTTGTTCAACTCTACTGCCCTTTAGTTGAATAATGAAATTTATTTGAATTTTACCATACAAAAACTTAACCATATTTTTATTTGTATTTGAGGTACTATCTTCGGGGATTTAAATTAAAATTATATTGAATTTAAAATTCGAATATTTTAGAATATAATTAACAAGTAAAAAGGGGGACAATATTTTGAAACATTTATTGCAGTCAGATGAAGTTGAATCTATATCCTTGGAATTGGAGTGGACTCCTATCTGGGAAGTCATCCTTGGGATTTCAGGTTATACCCACAGGGAACTTAGGCACACTTTCGATCTGGATAAAAAATGGTCTTTAACTTCTGACTCTATGCCAAAATCATTGGTTAAGGACTTGAAAGAAGTCGAAAAAACGAACTTTTGGTACGGTCTTATTATGCTTCAAAATCAGTTTTCCGCCAAGACCGTTCAAGAATTTTCGAACAAACTAACAGAGCTTCCTATTTCTACTTTTTATGAAACAGTGTTGCCGTATAAGAGCAGAGATCTTGAGCCAATTAGGGTACAATTAGCTGGTGAGTATATGCAATCTGAATATTTCGAGCATTACTCTACATATTTTAAAGACCATGATTTCTTAGATGGTTATATACAAAATCTTGGGCGATACTCTTATCAACAAATAAGGGATTTGCTGATAAATATCATTGGTGAATGGTACAGCTGGATAAGTCAAAACGAAAATTGGAAAAAGTGGAACCAAGCTCTAGAGTACGAAAAAAAACATAATAGCTCACTTGATGTAAAAAAACCGGTAGAAGAAATTGAAAGAGTTACAGACGGAGTGAAATACCTCCCAGAACCTACTGTTTGGAACGTCAAACTAATTCCTCATGTTGCCTACCGACCATGGATATTAGAAAAACGCACTCCGGATACTAAAATATTTTTCTATCCTTTGGGAGATGAGTACCTTGTATCACCTGGTTCACCTTCTACCGAACTAATTCGAGGACACAAAGCATTAGGTGACGAAATTCGATTGAAATTGCTATATCATCTTATGAAAGGACCACTATCACTACAAGAATTAAGTGTTCAGTTTAATACATCAAAGACTTCGCTTCATCATCAGCTCTCTTTGTTAAAAGCTGCAAAATTTGTTGTCGTTGAAAAAGGAATTTATTCAGTGAACCCACAGCAAATTAGTTCTTTTTCAGAAAAGCTTAATCAATTTTTGGGTGTGAAGTTATGAATAAGTTCTCCAAATCATTCAAAGCCCTTTGGGCAGGAGAAGTCATTTCGGAATTTGGCGGCGCAGCCGGGGGGATAATTAACGGATTGTTGTTATTTGAATTAACGGGTTCAAAGGAATGGATGGGAATTCTCTGGCTTATCTACTTCATTCCTTCTTTGGTCTTACAAGGAATTAGCGCTCCATTTCTTAACCATGTTGTTAAAGAAAAGATGCTGAAAAACATACAATTAATCCGTGCATTTGCTTATCTGCTTCCTTTGGTTGGTTATTTGATTGGCTCCACTTTTGCAACTATATCCGGGTTAATCCTACTGCAATGTCTCTTGGGATTAATGCAACCCATTTACGCTAGTCTATCATTTTCTTTAATACCTGATATATGTGATGAAGAAGAGCTAGCAGATGCAAATGGGTTACTGGATGGGACCATAAGGCTAATGAGTTTTCTTGCTCCGGGAGCAACTTCATTAGTACTTGTAGTTAGTCCTATGCATTTCATTTACGGCTTATCCTCCGTCATGTTCCTTGCCAGCTACTTTGCACTCTCACAAATGCCTAAAACGAGCACAAAAAAGGTGGCAGCATGGACAAAGAAAATTTGGTGGACAGAGATGAAGGAAGGATACAAAGCATTCTTTAAATACCCTTACCTTCTTCATCTTACCATTCTCTCATCTACTGTACAGTTTGGAGTAGGAGCAACATTGGTGTTAAGTGTCCCTTTTATACGTGGCAATCTTAATGGTGAGTCTTGGCAGTATGGTATATTTTCTGGTGCTTTTCCTGTTGGATATGCTCTTGGAATGATTTTATTAACCAGACTACCAAAAAGTGCTCAAACGATGTATTTTGGCTTAATTGGAGGTGGCCTTTCATTCGTCTTCTTATATTTTGTACAATCGATCCCACTTGCATGGATATGTGAATTATTTGGTGGTCTATTATTTCCTCTATTCAATGCTCAGAATGCTGCTACTTTTCAGAGAGAAGCTCCAAGAGAGCGTTTAACACAGCTAAGTGCAGTAAGATTATTTTTAATTAGGGTTACTATGCCTTTAGGAATCTTATTTGCCTCTTCATCGATCTTTGACCTCAGTACACGTCAAACATATTTAATTGTTGGTTTGGCTATAGTATTGCCGGGATTGTATTATTTCGTTACTTCTTTTCTTCGACCGGATTCTCGTTTATTTACTCAAGAAAAACAAAATACTAGTTAACGAAAAGCGTCTGATCCACACAGTTTTTGCTGTAACAGACGCTTATTATTATTGTACATTTCTCTTATGTTTTTCCCTTTACTTATTCGAGGCCTTCATTCCATTAAATGGATCTTTTCATGAAGAAAGACGCTTTCCTTATTGAAGAAAAGCGCCCTTTTCTGGAATAACCCTATTGTCAATTAACAGTTCTTTTATCTACCTTTTAGTTCTAAATTCATTTCCCTTTTAGAGAAAAAAACCATCTTTAAATAACATGTCCAAAGGAGAAAAACGGTGCAACTTTATTTCAATGCCACATTAATCAATTTAATAGTCCGAATTTTTTGTTATATTATTATGATTCTGAATTTACAATTACCAAAGCCCACTCATTGAGTGGGCCATATTAGCTTATTTTGTATCTCAATAGATTTATTCAGATGGCATCGTATAATATACATAATCAGTTTCATGAATAGTCTCATATACGTCACCGATTTGTATCTTCTTTACAAGTACTTTCACACGATATTCTGTACCATATTCTGCCTCTCGCTCCCAAACTTGCATTGAAGGATCTTCTACTTTGTAATCAGTATATCCCCATGTTCCATCTGGATATTTTTTTTCTCTGCGAATAAAGAGATATTCACCACTTCTGAGTCTATCTATATTTGGTTCTAAGTCAACAACCATTAAGTTTTCAAAACTTGTGATCAAACCAATTTCTACTGGTTTTGGCATTTCATAATATTGAAATGCTGAGGTATATTTAACATTCCCTCCACTATCTTTAATCCTAAGTGACAATCGATATTGAGTATCCCAATCAGATTTTCTTTCCCATGTTGAAGTTCCTGTTACGTCGTAGTCCGTATAACGCCATATACCATCATCATATAACTGTTCACGTCTAAGAGCTACCGAATCGCCACCACTAATTGCGCTAATAAATTTTACTTTCACATTTTTGTCATTCTCAATCGATACATGTGTTATTACAGCAGGGTCAGGAGTTTTTCCCACGAGGTTCGATGGACTCACTTGTCCTTTATCTAGAAGAATATTACCATCTTCCTTTAATTGGACTTGAGGAAGAAGCCACTCTACTGTTGATGGAAAGTATATTTCGTTGTTCTGCAAATAAACTCTTGGAGCATATTCTTCGGCATAAGATATTGCTCTTTCCAATTTCTCTTCTCCTAGATCTGTAACGTCAGAATTTGCATTTGCACCTACTATGTCCCTAAACCAACCTTTTTTAGCTCCCGGTCCTTTAGGACTGTCCGGACATGTTAAACCACAATTATCATTTCTATCCCCCGTTCCACTAGCACCCCATCTACCTGAAAAACTCTTCCACGGTGTGGTTTGATCATTAAAAATGATAAAGTTATTGTCAGCAATATCCCAAAGGTAACCTTTATTCGTGTAATCATTGCCAAAGCCACTTAACCTATTATGTCGACCTTCTGTCCAATAGTTTGCATGACTTTGTTCTGCAGAGTAGATTACTGGATGACCATCTTCAAATTCAAGTTTAGTAGCGTCAGTCCAATCATGTTCGTTATCATGGGCAGATGGTAGGAATTCTTCTATTTTTCCTGTATTTTTATCAATAAGGAATTTTACCCCTTCCCAGTCTCCTTCATGTGCACCACTTTTAGTAAGAATCCCACCTCCGCCTATATTCCCGTTATACGGATAAAAAAATCGATAATTCAAACCAATATAATCTCCATATTCTAGTACGTGTACATAGGCCTTTGCTGAGTCTAAATCTCCATCTCTAACCCATGAATCTTTAATTCTCAAATACTGATCTTCTTCAGCAGCATAAGCAGAATCAATGCCTACAAAAGAGAACATTAAGCCAAATAAATAACTAAATATTGTGATTTTTTTAAACATTCGGATTTCCTCCTATAAATTAAATTTTAGTCATTGTTGAAAAAATTTCCTACCTCTAAGCGCCATAGTAGGTAGCTTCCTATTTCTTAAACAAGATTTTCTTTTTCTTTAACGTTAGTGAATATAAACTATCATTAATAAAAACATTGAAATTCCTATATTAATTAAAACATCAACAAAAAAACGAAGCTATCCTAC comes from the Bacillus sp. 2205SS5-2 genome and includes:
- a CDS encoding ArsR/SmtB family transcription factor encodes the protein MKHLLQSDEVESISLELEWTPIWEVILGISGYTHRELRHTFDLDKKWSLTSDSMPKSLVKDLKEVEKTNFWYGLIMLQNQFSAKTVQEFSNKLTELPISTFYETVLPYKSRDLEPIRVQLAGEYMQSEYFEHYSTYFKDHDFLDGYIQNLGRYSYQQIRDLLINIIGEWYSWISQNENWKKWNQALEYEKKHNSSLDVKKPVEEIERVTDGVKYLPEPTVWNVKLIPHVAYRPWILEKRTPDTKIFFYPLGDEYLVSPGSPSTELIRGHKALGDEIRLKLLYHLMKGPLSLQELSVQFNTSKTSLHHQLSLLKAAKFVVVEKGIYSVNPQQISSFSEKLNQFLGVKL
- a CDS encoding MFS transporter is translated as MNKFSKSFKALWAGEVISEFGGAAGGIINGLLLFELTGSKEWMGILWLIYFIPSLVLQGISAPFLNHVVKEKMLKNIQLIRAFAYLLPLVGYLIGSTFATISGLILLQCLLGLMQPIYASLSFSLIPDICDEEELADANGLLDGTIRLMSFLAPGATSLVLVVSPMHFIYGLSSVMFLASYFALSQMPKTSTKKVAAWTKKIWWTEMKEGYKAFFKYPYLLHLTILSSTVQFGVGATLVLSVPFIRGNLNGESWQYGIFSGAFPVGYALGMILLTRLPKSAQTMYFGLIGGGLSFVFLYFVQSIPLAWICELFGGLLFPLFNAQNAATFQREAPRERLTQLSAVRLFLIRVTMPLGILFASSSIFDLSTRQTYLIVGLAIVLPGLYYFVTSFLRPDSRLFTQEKQNTS
- a CDS encoding HAD family hydrolase, whose protein sequence is MDKYKIILFDLDGTLSDPKEGITKSVQYALQKMDIVEPDIDKLECFIGPPLQVSFAEYYDFDEVNTQKAIDFYRDRFKEKGMFENELYSNIPLLLKSLKELHFTLVVASSKPTVFCEQILKYFNIDQYFEFVVGSNLDGTRTSKTEIIQYILEKYNAHKLDDFIMIGDREHDIIGANNASIDSIGVTYGYGSFEEISHSNPTYIVKSVEQLKDILIGSRVK
- a CDS encoding GNAT family N-acetyltransferase — its product is MEYIKISLSNERLSLREFTKDDWIDVHRYASQDIICQYQSWGPNTVKDTKGFVNQVIKDETQQPRTRFVFAIIYKENIIGAGEFNIRNFTNRVGEVAYIVNPDYWRKGNATDVAKLLIDFGFKVLKLHRIYATCDPRNIGSSKVLEKVGMIKEVRIREGLLVKDGWRDSLL
- a CDS encoding Vps62-related protein, encoding MFKKITIFSYLFGLMFSFVGIDSAYAAEEDQYLRIKDSWVRDGDLDSAKAYVHVLEYGDYIGLNYRFFYPYNGNIGGGGILTKSGAHEGDWEGVKFLIDKNTGKIEEFLPSAHDNEHDWTDATKLEFEDGHPVIYSAEQSHANYWTEGRHNRLSGFGNDYTNKGYLWDIADNNFIIFNDQTTPWKSFSGRWGASGTGDRNDNCGLTCPDSPKGPGAKKGWFRDIVGANANSDVTDLGEEKLERAISYAEEYAPRVYLQNNEIYFPSTVEWLLPQVQLKEDGNILLDKGQVSPSNLVGKTPDPAVITHVSIENDKNVKVKFISAISGGDSVALRREQLYDDGIWRYTDYDVTGTSTWERKSDWDTQYRLSLRIKDSGGNVKYTSAFQYYEMPKPVEIGLITSFENLMVVDLEPNIDRLRSGEYLFIRREKKYPDGTWGYTDYKVEDPSMQVWEREAEYGTEYRVKVLVKKIQIGDVYETIHETDYVYYTMPSE
- a CDS encoding S66 family peptidase, which encodes MLKPKSLKRGDTVGVITPSSPAPVLFKERYQRGLTQLEKMGFNIIEGTCARKIQSYRSSSIEARAEEINELIYNDDVKAIISTIGGLNSNSLLPYIDYENLKNKPKIVMGYSDVTALLLGIYAKTGLTTFYGPGIIPSFGEFPEMLPKGKEYFEDIVKLKKRAPFSLEVPSEWTEERLDWNSQDREKEMLNNNGWVPLREGIATGKLIGGNLNTMSGFIGSEYFPKLKGAILFIEDSFKDMAIQERSLSMLKVAGVFDEIAGLVIGKHEHFNDLASPFSHDELLIEIIGDTNIPILSNVDIGHTFPSHVFPIGIEVILDTTQGTITFLEDGVFE